From one Sulfurimonas sp. HSL-3221 genomic stretch:
- a CDS encoding protein disulfide oxidoreductase, which produces MTKWKKWLKEFIVLALLTAVGATVIGYLRAPSFEGAALPKVEVSKLYGLAYDSSVKPDKPYILHFWATWCPVCHAEAGNIDALVKDEKVITVAVKSGGLEKIGEYMKANGLSFPVINDQNGAIAEAFKIGVFPTTIIVDKDGKVFWAESGYTTTWGLKLRLWLAEIF; this is translated from the coding sequence GTGACTAAATGGAAGAAGTGGCTCAAAGAGTTCATTGTTCTTGCACTGCTGACGGCAGTCGGTGCCACCGTCATCGGCTACCTGCGCGCCCCCTCATTCGAGGGTGCCGCCCTGCCGAAGGTGGAGGTCTCCAAACTCTACGGGCTGGCGTATGACAGCAGTGTCAAACCGGACAAACCCTACATCCTGCACTTCTGGGCGACTTGGTGCCCCGTCTGCCATGCGGAAGCGGGCAACATCGACGCCCTCGTCAAGGACGAAAAGGTCATTACCGTCGCCGTCAAATCGGGAGGGCTGGAGAAGATCGGCGAGTACATGAAAGCAAACGGCCTCTCTTTTCCCGTCATCAACGACCAGAACGGCGCCATTGCGGAGGCGTTCAAGATCGGCGTCTTCCCGACAACGATCATTGTCGACAAAGATGGCAAAGTCTTCTGGGCCGAGAGCGGGTATACGACGACGTGGGGGTTGAAGCTGCGTCTCTGGCT
- a CDS encoding carbon-nitrogen hydrolase family protein, producing the protein MTLGVLQLPSVGMSTTKLYHYVRIAHKRGVRVLLMGEYLLNSFFKELQQTPVSMLRELCDHQLGILRDLAATYDMTFVAPLVTVKGGTPFKSIVKVSPRSTAYYQQQVLIDYPHWNEAAFFANPVETLHEPLTFRVDNVRFGILGGYELHFDALWQSIWEKRIDCILLPTASTFESQQRWRELIKMRAFTHNCFVLRANRIGDVKDDGHLWRFYGDSLLANPDGEIESTLGDTEELMVVEIDHAQVMESRRGWKFKEAVEKRRD; encoded by the coding sequence GTGACGCTGGGCGTGCTGCAGCTTCCCTCGGTCGGCATGAGCACGACGAAGCTGTACCACTACGTCCGGATCGCCCACAAGCGCGGTGTCCGCGTTTTGCTGATGGGCGAGTACCTCCTGAACTCCTTTTTCAAAGAGCTGCAGCAGACCCCCGTGTCGATGCTGCGCGAACTCTGTGATCACCAGCTGGGCATTCTGCGTGACCTCGCCGCCACCTACGACATGACCTTCGTCGCCCCCCTGGTGACGGTCAAAGGGGGCACCCCCTTTAAGAGCATCGTCAAAGTCTCTCCCCGTTCGACAGCCTACTACCAGCAGCAGGTGCTGATCGACTATCCCCACTGGAACGAGGCCGCCTTCTTTGCCAACCCGGTCGAAACGCTGCATGAACCGCTCACTTTCCGCGTCGACAACGTCCGCTTTGGTATCCTCGGCGGTTACGAGCTGCACTTCGACGCGCTGTGGCAGAGCATCTGGGAGAAGCGGATCGACTGCATCCTGCTGCCGACGGCCTCGACTTTCGAGTCGCAGCAGCGGTGGCGTGAGCTGATCAAGATGCGCGCTTTTACGCACAACTGCTTCGTGCTGCGGGCGAACCGTATTGGCGACGTGAAAGACGACGGGCACCTCTGGCGCTTTTACGGCGACTCGCTCCTGGCCAACCCAGACGGGGAGATCGAAAGCACGCTGGGGGACACGGAGGAGCTGATGGTCGTCGAGATCGACCATGCGCAGGTGATGGAGTCGCGCCGGGGATGGAAGTTCAAAGAGGCGGTGGAGAAGCGGCGTGACTAA
- the xseB gene encoding exodeoxyribonuclease VII small subunit produces the protein MEANDFEGRLEEAKQILEKLMNPEMTLEESVKAYESGTKALKEAQRILEEARKKIEQIRSGEETES, from the coding sequence GTGGAAGCGAACGATTTTGAAGGGCGCCTGGAAGAGGCGAAACAGATCCTCGAGAAGCTGATGAACCCCGAGATGACGCTCGAGGAGAGCGTCAAGGCCTACGAGTCGGGGACCAAGGCGCTCAAAGAGGCGCAGCGGATCCTCGAAGAGGCGCGCAAAAAGATCGAACAGATCCGCAGCGGGGAGGAGACGGAGTCGTGA
- the metX gene encoding homoserine O-acetyltransferase MetX, whose translation MNPLNLQTHTEHITNPLYLESGRILEPYDIVYETYGHLSETKDNVVVVTHALTGSHHAAGLYEGDNKPGWWDGLIGPGKAIDTDRFFVICSNVIGSCFGSTGPMSPMLPSDEPYRYKFPVITVKDMVKAQRILFDKLGIHRVHAIVGGSMGGMQALQFAVHYPNFADRIVAMACTHATQPWTIAFNKIAQEAILKDPDFKSGYYDPADIKENGLTGMAVGRMAGHISFLSPHSMERKFGREYKRTDGLYELFGKFQVESYLEYNGYNFTKWFDPLSYLYITKAINIYDLSRGFDTLEEALLRIRSRLYLVSFENDMLFIPEEMRVMADILAKEKTTPVDYLEVKSDYGHDAFLVELEKFKEYVREALEHGI comes from the coding sequence ATAAACCCGTTAAACCTTCAGACCCATACCGAGCATATTACCAATCCGCTCTATCTGGAGAGCGGGCGTATCCTCGAACCGTATGATATTGTCTATGAAACCTACGGGCACCTCAGCGAGACGAAGGACAACGTCGTTGTCGTCACGCACGCCCTGACGGGGTCACACCATGCCGCAGGCCTTTATGAAGGGGATAACAAACCGGGCTGGTGGGACGGCCTGATCGGGCCGGGCAAGGCGATCGACACGGACCGTTTCTTCGTTATCTGTTCCAACGTCATCGGCAGCTGTTTCGGTTCGACCGGCCCGATGTCGCCGATGCTTCCGAGCGATGAGCCCTATCGCTACAAGTTCCCCGTCATCACGGTCAAAGATATGGTTAAGGCGCAGCGCATCCTCTTTGACAAGCTGGGGATCCACCGCGTTCACGCCATTGTCGGCGGCTCCATGGGCGGTATGCAGGCACTGCAGTTCGCGGTGCACTACCCCAACTTCGCCGACCGTATCGTCGCCATGGCCTGTACCCATGCGACCCAGCCCTGGACGATTGCCTTTAACAAGATCGCCCAGGAGGCGATCCTGAAAGATCCCGATTTCAAAAGCGGCTATTACGACCCCGCGGATATTAAAGAAAACGGCTTGACAGGAATGGCGGTCGGCCGGATGGCGGGACACATCAGTTTCCTCTCGCCCCACAGCATGGAGCGGAAATTCGGGCGCGAATACAAACGTACCGACGGCCTTTACGAGCTCTTCGGGAAGTTCCAGGTGGAGTCTTATCTCGAGTACAACGGCTACAACTTCACCAAGTGGTTCGATCCGCTGAGCTACCTCTATATTACGAAGGCGATCAACATCTACGACCTCTCCCGGGGGTTTGATACCCTCGAAGAGGCGCTTTTGCGCATCAGAAGCCGCCTCTACCTGGTCAGTTTCGAGAACGACATGCTCTTCATTCCCGAAGAGATGCGGGTGATGGCGGACATTCTGGCGAAGGAGAAGACGACGCCGGTCGATTACCTGGAAGTCAAGAGCGATTACGGGCATGACGCCTTCCTGGTCGAACTGGAGAAATTCAAAGAGTACGTGCGCGAGGCGCTGGAACACGGTATCTAG
- a CDS encoding O-acetylhomoserine aminocarboxypropyltransferase/cysteine synthase family protein, with amino-acid sequence MHFQTKALHEGYTKDMQGTMAVPIYQTTAYEFRDAEHAANLFALKELGNIYTRLNNPTTDVFEKRFASLEGGAAALATSSGMSAIFYALVNAAEAGDNIVCAAQLYGGSLTLTAHTMKRFGIEARFFDVHNPAEAEKLIDEKTKALFFETLTNPSIDVPNISELASLADKYGVLSIVDNTVATPALCRPIEHGIDVVVHSASKYTTGQGLAIGGIMVERSNLVEKLRGNARYPQFNEPDASYHGLVYVDVPLPTYTLRGRLSLLRDIGAVGSPFNSWLFIQGLETLQIRMKEHSHNALMLAKFLETHPKVKRVNYPGLSSNKNYANASRYFDGGMSSGLLSFEVADLETAKQVVDATQLYSLVVNIGDSKSIITHPASTTHQQLSAEEMDACGVPAGLIRISAGLENAEDLIADIKQALEAAS; translated from the coding sequence ATGCATTTTCAGACCAAAGCGCTCCATGAAGGCTATACGAAGGATATGCAGGGAACGATGGCCGTGCCCATCTACCAGACGACGGCATATGAGTTCCGCGACGCGGAGCATGCGGCGAATCTGTTCGCGCTCAAAGAGCTCGGCAATATCTATACCCGCCTGAACAATCCGACGACGGATGTGTTCGAGAAGCGTTTCGCCAGCCTCGAAGGGGGTGCGGCGGCACTGGCGACCTCGAGCGGCATGTCCGCTATCTTCTACGCCCTTGTCAATGCGGCGGAGGCGGGCGACAACATCGTCTGCGCCGCGCAGCTTTACGGCGGCTCCCTCACCCTGACGGCCCATACCATGAAACGTTTCGGCATCGAAGCGCGTTTTTTCGACGTGCATAACCCTGCCGAAGCGGAGAAGCTCATCGACGAGAAGACGAAAGCGCTCTTTTTCGAGACGCTGACGAATCCGAGCATCGACGTTCCCAATATCAGCGAGCTCGCATCGCTGGCGGACAAGTATGGCGTGCTTAGTATCGTTGACAACACCGTCGCGACCCCGGCGCTCTGCCGGCCGATCGAGCACGGCATCGACGTTGTTGTGCACAGTGCCAGCAAGTATACGACGGGACAGGGACTCGCCATCGGCGGGATCATGGTCGAACGCAGCAACCTCGTAGAGAAACTCCGGGGCAACGCGCGTTATCCGCAGTTCAACGAACCCGATGCGAGCTACCACGGCCTGGTCTACGTCGACGTGCCGCTGCCGACCTATACCCTGCGCGGGCGTCTCAGCCTCCTGCGCGACATCGGCGCCGTCGGATCGCCGTTTAACTCCTGGCTCTTTATCCAGGGGCTCGAGACGCTGCAAATAAGGATGAAAGAGCATTCGCACAACGCCCTGATGCTCGCCAAGTTCCTGGAGACGCACCCCAAGGTCAAACGCGTCAACTACCCGGGACTCTCTTCCAACAAGAATTACGCGAATGCGAGCCGATATTTTGACGGCGGCATGAGCAGCGGCCTGCTCAGTTTCGAAGTCGCCGACCTGGAAACGGCCAAGCAGGTCGTTGATGCAACGCAGCTCTATTCGCTCGTCGTCAACATCGGCGACTCGAAGTCCATCATCACCCACCCGGCCTCGACGACGCACCAGCAGCTCAGTGCCGAGGAGATGGACGCCTGCGGCGTTCCGGCGGGACTGATCCGCATCAGTGCAGGTCTTGAAAACGCGGAGGATCTTATCGCCGACATCAAACAGGCACTCGAGGCGGCATCATAA
- the guaB gene encoding IMP dehydrogenase — MKIRKRALTFEDVLLVPRYSEVLPREVSLETKLTKNITMNIPMVSAAMDTVTEYRAAIAMARLGGIGIIHKNMDIESQVKQVKKVKKSESGIIIDPIYVYPDATLADAEALMQEYRISGVPVVDLYNKLLGILTNRDMRFEKDLSKRADAVMTKMPLIVANKDISLDEAEQIMHKNKIEKLPIIDDEGHLQGLITIKDIKKRIEYPSALKDGFGRLRVGAAIGVGQLDRAQALVDAGVDVLVLDSAHGHSKGIIDTVKAIKAQMNIDIIAGNVATAEAVEALAEAGADAVKVGIGPGSICTTRIVAGVGVPQISAIDECAEAGRRVGVPIVADGGIKYSGDIAKALAVGASCIMAGSLLAGTKESPGDLINYQGRQYKSYRGMGSIGAMTKGSTDRYFQEGTAADKLVPEGIEGRVPYRGPIAGIVHQMMGGLRSSMGYCGSESIEAFWQNAEFVEITSAGLKESHVHDVQITAEAPNYHI; from the coding sequence ATGAAAATCCGTAAACGTGCATTGACGTTCGAAGACGTCCTGCTGGTCCCGCGTTATTCCGAAGTACTGCCCAGAGAGGTCAGCCTTGAGACAAAACTGACTAAGAACATCACGATGAACATCCCGATGGTCTCCGCGGCGATGGATACCGTGACCGAGTACCGTGCGGCGATCGCCATGGCGCGCCTGGGCGGCATCGGTATCATCCACAAGAACATGGATATCGAAAGCCAGGTCAAACAGGTCAAGAAGGTTAAAAAGAGCGAATCGGGGATCATCATCGACCCGATCTACGTCTACCCGGACGCAACCCTGGCCGATGCCGAGGCGCTGATGCAGGAGTACCGCATCTCCGGCGTACCGGTCGTCGACCTCTACAACAAACTGCTGGGGATCCTGACCAACCGCGATATGCGCTTTGAAAAGGACCTGAGCAAACGCGCCGACGCCGTTATGACGAAGATGCCGCTGATTGTTGCGAACAAGGATATCTCCCTTGACGAAGCGGAGCAGATCATGCACAAAAACAAGATCGAGAAGCTGCCGATCATCGACGATGAGGGACACCTCCAGGGGCTGATCACGATCAAAGACATCAAGAAGCGTATCGAGTACCCCTCCGCGCTCAAAGACGGGTTCGGCCGTCTGCGCGTCGGTGCGGCGATCGGCGTCGGACAGCTTGACCGTGCGCAGGCACTCGTCGACGCGGGTGTCGACGTGCTCGTCCTCGACTCCGCCCATGGCCACTCCAAGGGGATCATCGACACCGTCAAGGCGATCAAGGCGCAGATGAATATTGACATCATCGCGGGGAACGTCGCGACGGCCGAGGCGGTTGAAGCGTTGGCCGAAGCGGGTGCGGACGCCGTCAAAGTCGGTATCGGACCGGGATCGATCTGTACGACGCGTATCGTTGCCGGTGTCGGTGTGCCGCAGATCTCCGCGATCGACGAGTGTGCCGAAGCGGGCCGCCGCGTCGGCGTGCCGATTGTCGCCGACGGCGGGATCAAGTACTCCGGCGATATCGCCAAGGCGCTTGCCGTCGGTGCGAGCTGTATCATGGCCGGTTCACTGCTGGCGGGGACCAAAGAGTCTCCGGGCGACCTGATCAACTACCAGGGGCGCCAGTACAAGTCCTACCGCGGTATGGGCTCCATCGGGGCGATGACCAAGGGGAGTACGGACCGTTACTTCCAGGAAGGGACGGCGGCGGACAAGCTCGTACCGGAAGGGATCGAGGGGCGCGTACCGTACCGTGGACCGATCGCGGGCATCGTCCACCAGATGATGGGGGGCCTTCGCTCCTCCATGGGCTACTGCGGTTCCGAGAGCATCGAAGCTTTCTGGCAGAACGCGGAGTTCGTCGAGATTACGAGCGCGGGGCTCAAAGAGTCCCACGTCCATGACGTCCAGATTACGGCGGAAGCACCGAATTATCATATCTGA
- the gatA gene encoding Asp-tRNA(Asn)/Glu-tRNA(Gln) amidotransferase subunit GatA: MMTLKEALTLSPEALESLRAELKSKIEGDSELGAYVGMETAGSGVPIAIKDNIQVKTWSVTSGSKILQGYVAPYNATVVEKLQAAGLAPFGRTNMDEFAMGSTTESSFYGKTLNPRNRGCVPGGSSGGSAAAVAAGLAVAALGSDTGGSIRQPAAFCGIVGMKPTYGRVSRYGLGAYASSLDQIGPMTQNVEDAAILYDIISGYDPKDSSSADVAYESVADKLDPSRKLTVAILPSYLEGASDAVKQGYDKAVEALKAAGHTVVEKSMMDAKYDISAYYITATAEASTNLARYDGIRYGSREEGENLSDLFIKSRSEGFGEEVKRRILLGNFVLSSGYYDAYYVKAQKVRHLIKEEYEKLFEEVDLILSPVAPDTAYEFGALSDPLQMYLSDIYTISVNLAGLPAISLPVDTAENGMPVGLQLIAKAFDEQTLFDGALSLEQAVNL, translated from the coding sequence TTGATGACGCTTAAGGAAGCTTTGACACTCTCGCCGGAAGCGCTGGAGAGCCTCCGCGCCGAACTCAAATCGAAGATCGAAGGCGACAGCGAACTGGGTGCCTATGTGGGTATGGAGACCGCCGGCAGCGGCGTTCCTATTGCGATCAAGGATAACATCCAGGTCAAGACGTGGAGCGTAACGTCGGGCTCGAAGATCCTGCAGGGCTACGTCGCGCCGTATAACGCGACTGTTGTCGAGAAGTTGCAGGCAGCTGGTCTCGCGCCGTTCGGACGGACGAACATGGACGAGTTCGCCATGGGCTCCACGACCGAGAGCAGCTTTTACGGCAAGACGCTCAACCCCCGCAACCGCGGCTGCGTCCCGGGCGGCAGCTCCGGCGGTTCCGCGGCGGCGGTCGCGGCGGGCCTTGCCGTTGCGGCACTGGGTTCCGACACCGGCGGCTCCATCCGCCAGCCGGCGGCGTTCTGCGGCATCGTCGGGATGAAACCGACCTACGGCCGTGTCAGCCGCTACGGCCTCGGCGCCTACGCCAGCTCGCTCGACCAGATCGGCCCGATGACGCAGAACGTTGAAGACGCGGCGATCCTCTACGATATCATCAGCGGCTACGATCCGAAAGACTCCTCCAGCGCGGACGTCGCCTATGAGAGCGTCGCGGACAAGCTTGACCCGTCGCGCAAACTGACCGTCGCGATCCTCCCTTCCTACCTGGAGGGAGCATCCGACGCGGTCAAGCAGGGGTACGACAAAGCGGTCGAGGCGCTGAAAGCCGCAGGTCATACCGTCGTCGAGAAGTCGATGATGGACGCCAAGTACGACATCTCCGCCTACTACATCACCGCGACGGCGGAAGCCTCGACGAACCTCGCCCGCTACGACGGCATCCGTTACGGCAGCCGGGAAGAGGGCGAGAACCTCTCGGACCTCTTCATCAAGAGCCGCTCCGAAGGGTTCGGCGAAGAGGTGAAGCGCCGTATCCTGCTGGGGAACTTCGTGCTCTCCAGCGGCTATTACGACGCCTACTACGTCAAGGCGCAGAAAGTACGCCACCTGATCAAAGAGGAGTATGAGAAGCTCTTCGAAGAGGTCGACCTGATCCTGAGCCCCGTCGCGCCGGACACTGCGTACGAGTTCGGAGCCCTCTCCGACCCGCTGCAGATGTACCTGAGCGATATCTACACGATCTCGGTCAACCTAGCCGGACTGCCGGCGATCTCCCTGCCGGTCGACACGGCGGAAAACGGTATGCCGGTCGGGCTTCAGCTCATTGCCAAAGCCTTTGATGAACAAACACTTTTCGACGGTGCGCTCAGCCTTGAGCAGGCCGTAAACCTTTAA
- the ileS gene encoding isoleucine--tRNA ligase, whose translation MDYKATLLLPTTDFAMRGNLVQNEPKRYAKWFESGVYETMKQKREGAPSFTLHDGPPYANGHTHIGHALNKILKDIIVKQHYFNGSSVRFTPGWDCHGLPIEQQVEKKLGGKQKKEALSTAEVRKLCREHAQSFVGIQRDEFKQLGIIADWDNPYLTMDYKFEANIYRTLCDVAKKGLLVERSKPVYWSWAERTALAEAEVEYEDKEDYSIFVAFELSEESKVRLGIEGNAAPVIWTTTPWTLPANTGISLNPDEKYVRSADGYIVAQKLYGALKEQEIIKGEVVQTFDATQFENLHAVNPLNGRRSQIVLGEHVLMDNGTGCVHTAPGHGEDDYRVGLKYNLDVIMPVDETGCYDQSVVRERLIPNAETFVGMHIFKANEPIIELLGESLLKVSKFNHSYPHCWRSHTPLIFRATKQWFIAVDEKPEGQSKTLREIAQEEVEATTFYPEWGRNRIKAMVENRPDWCISRQRDWGVPIAFFRVKTTGEVVLDEKVLNFTAMVFEMHGTDAWYSMPIEQLLYPGCAHTADELEKVDDILDVWFDSGSTWNAVLKSRNYDAGSYPADVYLEGSDQHRGWFQSSLFLSAAVEHRAPYKALITHGFTMDGKGEKMSKSKGNVVAPDKVLKQYGSEILRLWVALADYQNDQKISDDILKQTAEQYRKLRNTFRFLLANINDLETIVTFGEMGVLDQWIVSKASHVFDNVHAQFKRYNFVGGMSTLNNFIVNELSGIYLDITKDRLYCDAKNDPHRRASQSAMAMITRSMLLLVAPILTYTADEIVETAPAVIKGDAASIFDLEYASIDVPTSTFNECALVKVREGMYEIVDALKKEKKIKSTLELALHTDAAIVKALPQIEAEDWFVVSGVLPLETAGETLGEFEVDGERYVIAAAALQKCPRCWKFHAHEEETLCARCAEVTGA comes from the coding sequence ATGGATTACAAAGCGACACTGCTCCTGCCCACGACGGACTTCGCCATGCGCGGCAACCTGGTCCAGAACGAACCCAAACGCTATGCCAAATGGTTCGAATCGGGTGTGTACGAGACGATGAAACAAAAACGCGAGGGGGCCCCGTCTTTCACCCTGCATGACGGCCCGCCTTATGCCAACGGCCATACGCACATCGGCCATGCGCTCAACAAGATCCTCAAAGACATTATCGTCAAGCAGCACTACTTCAACGGCAGCAGCGTCCGCTTTACCCCGGGCTGGGACTGCCACGGTCTGCCGATCGAGCAGCAGGTCGAGAAAAAGCTCGGCGGCAAGCAGAAGAAAGAGGCGCTCTCCACGGCCGAAGTGCGCAAGCTCTGCCGCGAGCACGCCCAGAGCTTCGTCGGCATCCAGCGCGACGAGTTCAAACAGCTCGGCATCATTGCGGATTGGGATAATCCCTACCTGACGATGGACTACAAGTTCGAAGCGAACATCTACCGCACCCTTTGCGACGTGGCGAAGAAGGGGCTGCTCGTCGAGCGCAGCAAACCGGTCTATTGGAGCTGGGCGGAACGCACGGCGCTGGCCGAGGCGGAGGTGGAGTACGAAGACAAAGAGGACTACTCTATCTTCGTCGCCTTCGAGCTGAGCGAGGAGTCCAAGGTCCGCCTGGGGATCGAGGGCAACGCCGCGCCGGTCATCTGGACGACGACCCCGTGGACCCTGCCGGCCAATACGGGGATCTCCCTGAACCCCGACGAGAAGTATGTCCGCAGCGCCGACGGCTACATTGTCGCCCAGAAGCTCTACGGCGCGCTCAAAGAGCAGGAGATCATCAAAGGCGAGGTCGTCCAGACCTTCGACGCGACGCAGTTCGAGAACCTGCACGCGGTGAACCCGCTCAACGGCCGCCGCTCGCAGATCGTGCTCGGCGAGCACGTCTTGATGGACAACGGTACGGGCTGTGTCCACACGGCGCCGGGCCACGGTGAGGATGACTACCGCGTCGGCCTCAAGTACAACCTCGACGTCATCATGCCGGTCGACGAGACGGGCTGCTACGACCAGAGCGTTGTGCGCGAACGCCTCATCCCTAACGCGGAGACCTTCGTCGGCATGCACATTTTTAAAGCCAACGAGCCGATCATCGAGCTGCTGGGGGAGAGCCTGCTCAAGGTCAGCAAGTTCAACCACTCCTATCCGCACTGCTGGCGTTCGCATACGCCGCTGATCTTCCGTGCGACGAAGCAGTGGTTCATCGCCGTCGACGAGAAACCCGAAGGGCAGAGCAAGACCCTGCGCGAGATCGCCCAGGAAGAGGTCGAAGCGACGACGTTCTACCCGGAGTGGGGCCGCAACCGCATCAAGGCGATGGTCGAGAACCGCCCGGACTGGTGTATCTCCCGCCAGCGCGATTGGGGCGTGCCGATCGCCTTCTTCCGCGTCAAAACGACGGGCGAGGTCGTCCTGGACGAGAAGGTCCTCAACTTTACCGCGATGGTCTTCGAGATGCACGGGACCGATGCATGGTACAGCATGCCGATCGAACAGCTGCTCTACCCGGGCTGCGCACACACGGCCGACGAGCTGGAGAAAGTCGACGACATCCTTGACGTCTGGTTCGACAGCGGCTCGACGTGGAACGCGGTGCTTAAATCCCGCAACTACGACGCGGGCAGCTACCCGGCGGATGTCTATCTGGAGGGGAGCGACCAGCACCGCGGCTGGTTCCAGAGTTCGCTCTTCCTCAGCGCGGCCGTCGAACACCGCGCGCCGTACAAAGCGCTGATCACGCACGGCTTTACGATGGACGGCAAGGGTGAGAAGATGTCAAAGTCCAAGGGCAACGTCGTCGCCCCGGACAAGGTGCTCAAGCAGTACGGTTCGGAGATTCTGCGCCTCTGGGTGGCGCTGGCCGATTACCAGAACGACCAGAAGATCAGCGATGATATCCTGAAGCAGACGGCGGAGCAGTACCGCAAGCTGCGCAATACGTTCCGTTTCCTCCTGGCGAACATCAACGACCTGGAAACGATCGTCACGTTCGGTGAGATGGGGGTACTGGACCAGTGGATCGTCTCCAAGGCCTCCCACGTCTTCGACAATGTCCACGCGCAGTTCAAGCGTTACAACTTCGTCGGCGGGATGAGCACGCTGAACAACTTCATTGTCAACGAGCTGAGCGGCATCTACCTCGATATCACGAAAGACCGCCTCTACTGCGATGCGAAGAACGATCCGCACCGCCGCGCCAGCCAAAGCGCGATGGCGATGATCACCCGCTCGATGCTGCTGCTCGTCGCGCCGATTCTCACCTATACGGCAGACGAGATCGTCGAGACGGCTCCGGCGGTGATCAAAGGCGACGCCGCGAGCATCTTCGACCTTGAATACGCGTCGATCGACGTCCCGACAAGCACCTTCAACGAATGTGCGCTGGTGAAAGTCAGAGAGGGGATGTACGAGATCGTCGACGCCCTCAAAAAAGAGAAGAAGATCAAGAGTACGCTGGAACTAGCCCTGCATACGGACGCGGCGATCGTCAAGGCGCTGCCGCAGATCGAAGCGGAGGACTGGTTCGTCGTCTCCGGCGTACTGCCGCTGGAAACGGCGGGCGAGACGCTGGGCGAATTCGAGGTGGACGGCGAGCGCTACGTGATCGCGGCGGCAGCGCTGCAGAAGTGTCCGCGCTGCTGGAAATTCCACGCCCACGAAGAAGAGACACTCTGTGCCCGCTGCGCGGAGGTGACCGGTGCCTGA
- a CDS encoding CinA family protein: protein MKYSLFLIGDGLIENQPMCRYIDRHFARFGITPERRFLFREPQRFFPERAGDTERAETCFILCDPFLAPLVAREIATLTGDTLIIRDECLVPSRSSNMAPTYYHLNDGTLHLHVMQVESGGELPSPELTLPPSESAVVHLFESDETALMPVLKQIAESYRVDYALTAPIPGWLQCRLEAERFGDVDGALQHLLTRFPSAVASDNIALWLIEVLQDAGKTVTFAESCTGGLLSYYLTKESGASGVFEGGLITYSNRLKSEWIAVENATLEAHGAVSREVVEAMSAGALEVSGADYAVAVSGVAGPTGGTPQKPVGTVQVAVRSNEAVTIARLQLSGDRNYIQEQTVLYAVKMLMLLDKKTFFKIY from the coding sequence ATGAAGTACTCCCTTTTTCTTATCGGCGACGGCCTGATCGAAAACCAGCCGATGTGCCGCTATATCGACCGCCATTTCGCGCGTTTCGGCATCACCCCGGAAAGGCGCTTTCTGTTCAGGGAGCCCCAGCGCTTTTTTCCGGAACGCGCCGGCGACACGGAAAGGGCAGAGACCTGTTTTATCCTTTGCGATCCCTTCCTGGCCCCCCTCGTCGCCAGGGAGATCGCCACGCTGACGGGCGACACCCTTATCATACGCGATGAGTGCCTCGTTCCTTCCCGCTCCAGCAATATGGCTCCGACCTATTACCATCTCAACGACGGCACCCTGCATCTGCACGTCATGCAGGTCGAAAGCGGCGGCGAGCTCCCTAGCCCCGAGTTGACGCTCCCCCCGTCTGAGAGCGCCGTCGTTCACCTTTTCGAGAGCGACGAGACGGCGTTAATGCCCGTGCTGAAACAGATCGCGGAGAGCTACCGGGTCGATTACGCCCTTACCGCGCCCATCCCCGGCTGGCTGCAGTGCCGCCTGGAAGCGGAGCGTTTCGGGGATGTCGACGGTGCCCTCCAGCATCTTCTGACCCGCTTCCCGAGTGCCGTCGCGTCGGACAATATCGCCCTCTGGCTCATCGAAGTCCTGCAGGATGCGGGCAAGACGGTCACCTTCGCCGAGAGCTGCACCGGCGGCCTGCTCAGTTACTACCTTACCAAGGAGAGCGGTGCTTCCGGCGTCTTCGAAGGGGGGCTCATCACCTATTCGAACCGTCTCAAATCGGAGTGGATCGCGGTGGAAAACGCGACCCTCGAAGCCCATGGCGCCGTCAGCCGAGAGGTCGTCGAGGCGATGAGCGCCGGTGCGCTGGAAGTATCCGGTGCCGATTACGCCGTTGCCGTCAGCGGCGTCGCAGGACCGACGGGGGGCACACCGCAGAAACCTGTCGGCACGGTCCAGGTCGCCGTCCGCAGCAACGAGGCAGTGACTATAGCTCGTCTGCAGCTGAGCGGCGACCGCAACTATATACAGGAACAGACGGTCCTTTATGCGGTCAAAATGCTGATGCTCCTGGATAAAAAAACTTTTTTCAAAATTTATTGA